The Nocardioides houyundeii genome includes the window AGCACCCACGACGACGGACCCACGCATGAGGACGACCATCCGCGTTGCTACTCCGGTGGGAGCAGCCGGCGTCCCCAGGTGCGTGCGATCCCTCTTCACCGACGCTCGTGCTCGACCACGCGCAGTGCGCCGCTGGGGCAACGCGCGATCACGTCCCGCAAGGTCTGGGCGGCGACATCGGTGTCGGCGTGGGTGGGGTCGATCCACGGTCGCCTGCTGGGCATGAACACCGCGGGCATGCCCCGCACGCACTCCGCCGCGTGCCGGCACACCTCTGCGTCGGAGGAGACGTCCACCAGGGGCCCGGTGTAGGTCTTGCGCGCCACGGTCAGTCCCTGACCTTGGACGGTGGCGCGTTGAAGAGCAGCTCCCGGTACTCGGGGTGCTTGCGCATCCAACCGAGGATGTAGGGGCAGCTCACCAGTGCCTTCAGGTGTCGTTCGCGGATGTCGTCGAGCGCAGCGCGGACCAGGGCGCTGCCGACCACCCCACAGCACCCATTGATCCGGCTGGCGCTGCTGTCGTTCATCTGGCCCCACGGAATGGGCCGCACGTGTGTCTCGTCACGCCGGGGCGCGCTCTAGACCACCACCACGCGCTGCCCACCGACGGCCCCCATAAACCATCGTGCTCGACCTGCGTCGCGACCCCCTTGCGACCAGAAGTTCCGTTCCGCGCACGCGTGAGGGTTCCCTGTGATGGGGTCAGCTGAGCGTTCGCTGAACGCCCGCACGCGAGAGCCGGACCCGGACTGTCAACACAGATGGTCGCACCTGTCCTCCGAGCACCCACCTGGCAGCGACCCTTCGGGGAGCGCGCGCCTGACACCACACCGCTGAAGGACGCCGCATGTCCAGGGTCCACCGCCCCCTTCCACGCCTCAATCGTGCCCGCCGAGCTCTCGGGACCTCATGGCGAGTCCCGCTAGGTGCCTGCGGCGGTCTGTCGTTGGCGGTCCTGCTCGCCTTGTTCGTCTTGCCGGTGACCGGCATGGCCGTCCTCGACACGGACAACGACCAGTCCACCGCGGTTGCTCTAGGCCCGTGGCTGGGCCTGGGCCTGACCACGATGGTTGGTCTTGTTGCAGGAGTCAGCGTCATCGCCGTCCTCATAAGCCAGCTGCTGGCCGGTGCGCCGACAACGCTGAGCCACGCATGGGGTCGCACGTGGACGGCGCTGACGAAGGTACTTGCGACCATCGCCGGGATCGTGGCCGTCGCATCGCTTGCCGTTCTGGCGAGCCTGCCGCTGGCTCTCGTCTTCTTCGTGCGCAGCACCTGGCTCATGCGCTCGCGCGACACCCGGGCCAAGGGACTTCGCGGCTTGTGGCTCGTGGTCCCCGGCGCAGCGGCCGTTGCGATCTACCTCGTGCTGCCAGTTACCTGGGCGGCACTGCTGGCCGGCCAGTCGTGGCGTGAAGCCGTCGCCGCTGCCCTGCGACAACGGTTCATCGGCCGTCTCGCCGTACTCGGCGGCCTGAGTGTTGTCGTGGCTGCAGTCGTGGGGTTGTCGTGGTGGGGCGCCAGCTCCGTAGACCAGCCGAGCTCCTGGTCCGGCGTTCGTCCTCTCCTGGCCCTCGCAGTCTGCGAGCTGATGATCGTTGGTGCCGCGCTCGGGTTGCTTGGCCACCGCCGGGGCGAGTCCACGACGCAGCCCGAGGCTGCGGAGGTCAGCCGCACGGGGCGCCGCAACGGCTGGTGGCGGAACCGTCTCCTCGCATCAACGTCGGTCGTCGCCATCGCCTCGCTCCTGATTCCCCTCGCCCCGGGACTCATCCTCGCCGGAGCGCAGGCTGCCGAGACCACACTCGCCGCGTTCGAACCTGACCCGAACGCCACCCTCGTCGTCAACACGCTCACCGACACCACCACGCCGGGACCCGACGACTGCGTCGACGACGACGCCCCCTGCGGCATCCGCGCAGCTCTGGAGCGGGCGACCCGGGCCGCTGCTGAGGGCGGCTCTCCGCGCGTCGAGTTCGCGGTCAACGGCACCATCACGCTGGCTGACACCCTGAGCGTGCCGTCCGGCATCACCGTGGACGCCACCGGTCAGCAGGTCACTCTCGACGCGCACCAAGACTTCCGTGCCCTGGTCGTGTCCATGGCACAGGAGAGCGAAGGCGCATCGGTGACCTTGCGCGGGTTCACCGTCACCGGCGGCCGTTCCGAGGAAGGCGGAGCCGGGCTGTTCAGCGACGCCAACCGCGTTCGTCTCGAGCAGATGACGTTCACCGACAACAAGTCCGGCATCGGCTCCCCGAACCAGCCCAACGGCGGCGCGGTCGCTGTCCCCTACACCACCGTGTACGTCGTGGAGTCGACGTTCGTCGACAACACCGCGCAGGCCGGAGTCGGCGGCGCCGTGGCCGGCTCCACCGTCCGGTGGGAGAACTCCACCTCGGTACGCAACGACGGCTTGCTAGGCCGACCCGAAGGTGGCGCAATCTTCTCCCGCTACGGGGGAACCGTCGCCCACGCCACCGTCATCGACGGCGGAGGCGTCGCCGGTAGCGAGGACGGCGGCAACCTCACGGTCGTCAACTCCGCCATCCGCGCGGCCATGGCCAACTTCCCGTGCGCCCGGATCAACAGCGCCACCGACCTGGGCACCGAGACCGGCAACGTCGACAACGAGGGCACCTGCCTGGGTGCCAGGGCACCCGTGGGACCCATCGGAGAACTCGCCGACAACGGCGGTCCGACGCAGACCGTCGCGCTGTTCCCCGGCTCCGCAGCCATCGGGGCAGGCGAGCAGACCCAGTGCCTCGACGCTGACCAGCGCGGCCAGTCGCGCAACCCGAGCTCGTGCGACGCCGGCGCCTTCCAGACCACGTCGAGCGACATCCCCGACGTCACGGTCACCTTGGAACGCCTCAACGAGCTGCGCGTGGGCCAGTCGGTCGAGCTCGCCGCCCGGATGACGTCCGAGGCCGCGCTCCCGGACGGCACCGTGCGGTTCCTCGACGGCACCGACGTGCTGGTCGCCGACCGTCCCGTCGTCGACGGAGTGGCGCGCGCCCAGCTGGACCGACTGCCGCAGGGCAAGCGGATCCTGAGCGCTGAGTTCGTCCCGGCCAACGGCACCGACGCCTTCGCCTCCGATCCCGTCGACCTCCTGGTGCGCGCACCCGTCCGCACCACCCTCACCTCGTCCACACCTGCCCGCCTGCACGACCCGGTGACCGTCACGGTCACCGTCGAGGGCAACGAGGACGAGGCGGGCGTTCCGCACCCGACCGGGCAGGTGCACTTCACCTCCGGCACCCGCACCCACGACGCTGACCTGGTCGACGGTACCGCCGAGTGGACCATCACCGAGCTGGACTACGCCTCCGTCGAGGTGCTCTACGACGGCGACGACGCCCACCAAGCCGACGCCGGCAACAAGTCCGTCACCACCGAGGACGTCGCAACCACGACGACCGCAACCATCGAGCAGGGCACCGTCCCCTTCGGCGACGAGGTCATCGTCGGTGCTGAGGTCGTCGACGCCGAAGGTCCCACCCGGGGTCGGGTGCGGATGTTCGTCGACGGCAGCGACAAGAACTACTCCGGCACCCTCAACAACGGGCGCACTCGACTCACGGCAGAACTCTCCCCGGGCACGCACACCGCACGCCTCGTCTACCAGCCCGAGACCGGGTGGGGTGCGTCCCAGTCGGCTGACTTCGAGCTCACTGTCACCCCGGCCGCCGGAACCATCGCCTTGGCGCCGATTGCTGACCGGACCTACCACCACTACGACCCGATGACCGTCGAAGCGCAGCTCACCGGTCCCGGCCGTTCGGGCGCGTCGGTTCGCCTTCTTGACGGCGACCGGGTCGTAGC containing:
- a CDS encoding (4Fe-4S)-binding protein; the protein is MARKTYTGPLVDVSSDAEVCRHAAECVRGMPAVFMPSRRPWIDPTHADTDVAAQTLRDVIARCPSGALRVVEHERR
- a CDS encoding GNAT family N-acetyltransferase; this encodes MRPIPWGQMNDSSASRINGCCGVVGSALVRAALDDIRERHLKALVSCPYILGWMRKHPEYRELLFNAPPSKVRD